CGGATACTCAACCTTCCACCTCAGATACTGGATTGATTGTTGCTTACAGCGACCCTTCAGTTCAATCGGTCGCTGAGCAACCAATCATTGAAGATCCACAACCAGCTGATATTGATCCAGTAGACCAAACTGTTCAGCAATTACCGATATCTTGTTGAACTTCCAAAGAGAACAACATACTCCTCGGGAGAATGTTGATGCGACATTAAGAAGGTCTACTAGAATGAAGAAATCAACGATTCCTAATGACTACATTGTGTATCTACAAGAATCGATTATAATGTTGGAGCTGAAAGTGATCCCGAGTCGTTTTCACAAGCCATTAGTTgtgataaatctaatttatggtacaatgccatgaaggaagagatgaattCTATGGCATCAAACGAAGTCTGGGATTTAGTTGAGTTGCCTGATGGTGCaaaggccattggttgtaaatgggtctttaaaactAAGAATGATTCATCAGGCAATATAAAGAGATATAAAGCTAGACTCGTTGCCAAGAGATTTACTCAAAGGGAAGGAATCGATTACACGGAGACGTTTTCTCatgtatccaagaaagattctctttgtactattttggcattggttgctcattttgatatggagttacatcaaattgatGTGAAAACGGTGttcctcaatggaaaattagaagaagtggtttacatgaaacaaccagAAGGATTCTTCTCTAATGCCGGTGAGCATTTGGTATGCAAGCTTAAAAGGTctctatatggcttgaaacaagcatcccgccaatggtacttaagatTCCATGAGAAtatcatggatcaatgtatataccagaaggtcagtgggagcaaaatttgtttccttgtgctatatgtagatgatattttacttgcaaccaatgacaaGGGGTTGTTATATgaagtgaaacaatttctctctaagagttttgatatgaaagatatgggtgaagcatcttatgtcattggcattaagatccatagagatagacctcgaggtatattaggactatctcaagaaacttATATTAATAAGGTCTTAGAGAGGtttcggatgaaagattgttcaccaagtataaCACCCATAGTGAAGGGTGATAGGTTTAATTTAAACCAATGCCTGAAGAATGATTTTGAAAGGGAACAAATGAAGAACATCccatatgcttctgctgttggaagcttgatgtatgcttaGGTTTGCACTCGACCTGACATAGCCTTTGCTGtgggaatgttgggaagataCCAAAGTAATTCAGGTATGGACCACTAGAGAGTTGCAAAGAAGGTGATGAGGTATCTTCAAGGAACAAAGGGACACATGCTTATGTACAGACGGACGGACAACTTGGAGGTAGTTGCTTACTCGGACTCAAACTTTGCTGGCTGCATTGATTCCCATAAATCAACATcgggatatatttttatgttcgCTGGCGGAGCTGTATCTTGGAGGAGTGCAAAACAAACCTTGGTTGccacttccactatggaggcaGAGTTCGTTTCCTGTTTTGAGGCCACCTCACATGGTGTGTGGTTGAAAGGTTTCATATCGGGGCTTAGAATTATGGATTCCATTgctaggccattaagaatattttGCAACAATTCAGCTGCAGTTTTTATGGCTAAGAACCACAAAAGTGGTAGTCGAAGCAAGCACATCGACatcaagtatttagccataagaGAAtgtgttaaagagaagaaagtagtCATAGAACACATAAGCACTGGATTGATGATAGCTGATTCTTTAACTAAATGCATGCCGCCAATGAGTTATAAGGATCACGTTTCTAGAATGGGCATTGGTCCaatcatgtaaatttttctttatatggaaGAATTTATGagacttttattcatttataatgtttttctcAATACAGTTGTATACATTCAGTTattatgagaaaataattaCGTTTGACCTGGAGTAAATAtaaggtttattcattaagttatttgatcacatatggGCTGATGAAATACATTGTGATACACGGGAGATAATACTTGCTCTAAGAGGACTCATCGCcgtgattcatgtgttttatttcAGTATGAAGTTTTGTGGGTTTGGGTTAATAATTCATTTGAAGGAATATTGGGATCAAGTGtgagaatattaaaatatgtaatatattttattattctaaatatgattCCAATATTATATTCCCAATAAATACCCAATCAATTCCCTATATAAATTCCAATTATTGCCCAATTTTATTATCCACGTGTATTGAGTGATATTTGTCCGTTATTACATTGCCATAATGGTCTTGATGGGAGATACCAGTAACGTAACCAACGGAATAAAAACGTTCGTCTGGTTCAAACCCTTACGATACAGAAAAACACACCATCAGGTTTTGTGAAGGGGATTGACTAGTAGAACAGGACGTGCGTTTTCTATATTGCAGATCCCTCGTGCTGTGTGGATTCATCAAAGATTTTGAGGTTTCCCACTTCTAGATTTCATCAATGGCTAGAGGTAAGTTGATATTTATGTTTCTGCTATTCGATCCCGAATTTTGTATGAATTTACCTAGAATGGACAAATCGGGATCTCCAAGTTTTGTTTATATGCAATCTCTAACATTTCTGACTTGAACTGCATAAGCAAAGACATATCAAATTTGCGACTCCATATGACCTAAACATAACATCGTTCAATAATTTGAACGCTTGCCATCTTTAGGACAGCCTGAAGCTCTAAGAAATCAAGAAAGATGTGGCGGTCCAACCACTAATTTTATGTTTTGGCTGCAAACTTGATCATACAGTGGCAATTCCCATAGTGcctaacattaaaaaattagagcaAATTGCAACTCTGTATACATCTAAGTGAACCTTGAATCATTTCCTGATATCACCATTTTCAACAGCAACCTTATCTGCCACTGAAACCGGTAGCTTCTGGGTTTCAGCTTTCGGGTCGACGCATTCTTGCGACGGGGTCGAGTAGTCCTTGGCTTTGCCCCATACCACGGAATAGAGACCGATCGCGATGACAATTCCTCCGATGATGCTGGTCGTCCGACGTGCGAGGAGAAAAGAAATCccagaaatagatttagatTTAGACGCTGGAAGTCGAGAAGAGTCAAGCGAAGAGGGCGTTACCTTCCGAGATAAAGCCGTTCGGACAGGATGAGGGAACTGAGGACGGCGACGATGATCATGCACAGAGGATTGAAGGCCGTGACGAACACGGGACCCCTCGTCTTCATCACTATACCTTGCACGTAGTACGTGATCCCGGAGCTAACTATGCCCTGGCACGTCCGAAGGTCTAAGTGAACTCGATTtggaatggaaattttttttgcgAGTTCAGAGAGGTGCTTGAGACTTACGGTGTAAACGGGAGCAAGGAGCCGAGAGTCCCACCCGACTCTCCACGCGGCAGGGTGACGCTCTGCGACGAGCGCCACCGCCGCGCTCTGCATCGCCCCCATCAAGCATATCAGCGACGACAGCGACAGCTCCGCTGGGTACTTCTTCACCGTTATCGACTGAGAAATCgattagaggaagaagaagatggaagaaagGACGAACTTAAGTTTCGATTTATGTCATTTCGCAGACGATTTGATTCGAATTCTGAGGAGTATGAAAACTTACTTGGAGGTTGAAGAAGGCGGACCAGGCACAACAGCCGATCAAGATGAAAAGCGTGCCAGAGACCCAATGTTTCTCGGATGGGTCGGTGCCGGTTCCGCTTGCGGCCGTATTGGCGGACCCAATCAAGTGGAACGAAGGGCCTTTGTACAGTGTCATCACCAATGCTCCGAGGAACGTCACGATCGTCCCGATGATCTTCGCAATCCCACGCACCTCCTTGATTTTGACTCGCTCTAATCTAATCAATCAGGACAAGATATTGCCAATTCTTAGTATTTCTCAAGCTTATGTAAGATCCAATTTTAATCCGGCTTCACACTTGCATAGTAAAAGATCTTGATTAGGTGATTTGAGATTGAACACCAAAAATTATCTCACCGGAGCATCACGGCTATGACAAAGGTGACCGATGGAACTGCGTTCATAATGGCCGATGCGAACGATGCTGACGTGTATGTTATCCCCAGATACGCGAAGTTCTGATCAAGGATTGGCCTGCGATGTGCATAGTTGCATAATCAGCTAACTTTAGTTTGTATTATCTTTTATAAACTTGAAGCCTGAGTGCAGCAGTTCGATTATAGGAGGCCCATGGAACATTTTGCCAGTCACAGAGCCGGTTAAGTCCAGGCTTTTGTTGGCATGCCCAAGTAACTTGACTTTAATATGCATTTTACTTATGCCATATTAAAGTCCTTAGGCGATGGATGAAATTGGTTGATTTAATTTTGGCGAATTAAAAGATTATTCCAAAACTTACTCGAGAAATCCCAACACAATGATCTGAAAGAAAATCGAGAATGACATCTTTGGTCTGGTCTTCCTGTCACAGATAAATGAGATCGTTAGTGTCCTAATGCATCGCACCATAGGCTCAGTCCACTTGAAAGGCAAAAATCTTTCAAAAGTAAAAGCATGGCATAGACTCATAACCCTTCTAGGAGCTCGagtaaaatgaaatttcataatttctcTACAAGTGATTGACTAATGAGTGAATTACTGTTAAATTGCCTCCAAACCATTAAATTTGAGAGCACCCTCTACTCACAAAGAACATATGATAGATAAAAGAACGATATGCgtgaattatatttttttgagatTACCCACGTGCTTAAATGCCCATTTTTGATACGTCTATGACTTGCATGTTTTGGGATTGAATTTATGATGCACCTAGCATTGCTTTTGAACTATCCACCTCCCCCGTGCACAAAAGCATGCTTGTTTGGAACTAGTTAGTAAAAGCAAAATGGAGAGGACAATCTTTGGATGCACGAGGGGATATATAGATACGGTTAATATACTATGGAGAGAGAAGGGACCTTTCAAGGACGAGAGCAAAGGGAGCGAGGACCAAAGCAGCAATGGCGTTGCGATACACGATGAGGACGTATCGGCTCATGCCGTTCTTCAGGGTTTGCGCGCTTATCACGTACATCCCGGCCGAGCCGAACTGTAGACCCACCATTAGTAAGTATGGCTTCACCTTATTAAACACTCCACAACACATGCTCATGCTCTCGccacccatctctctctctcttgctcactctctctcgattAATTTCGTGTGCGAATCGAAAGGTCGACGGATATGCCTCCTTATAGATGGGAACAAACTATTCATGCATAGTTATCTATTTTCTTAGATGACCATTGCTAAATGCATCTCCTAGTGCTTGCTTTGGTCACCAATGCATTAACCTTTTGATGAGTGACCCCCCTTTTTGGCgcttaataatattttaggtGTGGTTTTATGAGGTCCAAAAAGCATTTCAGGTGTTGGCGGGTGAATTGAATGATGAGTTGGAGGAATGAGTCTACAAGAGCGACGGCCAAGGTTTATTTTACCCACAAAATTCACCACACATGGATCTACATCATTAAGGCATGAAACATGTTTACTTTAGATTTCCCATTGATTACCAGTACTTCTGTTTGATTGGGCCAACAAATCTCCCCACGGATTTTTTGCATATATCAACCTGTACACGTGGATTGCATAAGCAATACTTAGATGCATGCATGGAAGAGGGACATGCTTTCATATGGTTGTGGTTTCCTCCGTTCTATGCACGGCACGTTAAAAAGTTCAATATCATAAAATTGATATAGCATggaataattaatatattttagttgaCTTATAACTCATTGATGCCTTAGAGTATACGTGAGTCCAATTAAATATGTTAATGGACTCAGACTTGAGCTCTCTTTTGATGATCTGGCTTTTGCTGCACGTCCCAACATTTACTTAGGAAAATTTCCTTCGATCATTCCTTATATAATCCATTGTTTAATAAGATGGGCACCACGTGTACATAGTTCCTCCCATTATCCATGAACATACCATGACTTACCACACACAAAGAGAGACAGATTGTGATGGTGACTGTTATTCTAAAAAACTAGCACTAGTCTCGTGGCGATGATAAGTGATGATAATAGTCTAAGGAGTTGTTTTGGGTGAGTAAAAGGAGAAACAATCCGATCTAGTGAGTTGTTCTGGGTGAGTGAAAGGAGAGACAATCCGACCTAGTGTAAATGTGTCGATCAGACTGGTTCCACATCAGCCAAACCTAAAAAAGAGTTTATTGAGTAGATACACATAATGGTGGCCACCAGGGATAGATCTTCTTTCTAAATAATATCACAAGATCTCGCCTTTATTATGTGGGACTTGAAGTGTCAAAACTCCCATAAACTGCTTACGTTTTCGTTAGTGTTGTTTGTACCACCTGGCAATATATTGAAATGCATCTTTGAGTTGTGTTAAAAAagttctattttaaaaaattggtaTGATGTGGAGTAACTAACATATTTTAGTTGGTCAGTAACTTATTGGCTTTAGCTTTTGTGTGAATGTGAGTCTAACTGGATATGTTGATGGGTTTTGACATGAGCTCATTCTTTGTGATCTTTCTAAGTGAAGGTATCTGACTTCTCAGAGCCGATGGTCAATTAGTAGTCAACTCCCATGTGTATTGGTATTTAGTGAATATCGTGAATCACGCATTTTCTGGGCAGCCTTCATGGTGAAAGAGTCTTGGTGGTGAAGGTGAGCATTGTAGTATAACAATGTGCTCTCAATGACATCCTTCACGGTTCGGTTTGGAAAAAAGAGACCAAGGATGAAGGTGGGTATAATAGTTGTTGTAGTCCTCAAACGGTAACGAAAGTAGAGATTCAAGTTGACACATatctaaaagaaaatatgaattaAGGGCATACCTTTTACTGTGCTTAGATGTGGAAAGGAGATGGTTGATATGCACATGTGAGTCGTGTTAAAAAATACTACATCGGAGAATATATGTGGCGTGGAGTAGCTAATATTTCCTAGTTGGCTAATGACTTATTGGTTAGAGTTTTTGAGTGAAAGTAAGTACAACTATATATGTTGATAGACTCAAATTTAGGCTCTCTCTTGGCTATCTTTTTAGGTGAAGGTATCGAATTCTGCTATGCAATAGAACACGACAATCACCCTATTCGATGTTGTTGCCCCATCCGCCTACATAGAAGTACTTTAAGAGTTGCACCTTGTTCAAACCCTCTCAACTTAGTGGTCATTCCTTACCCTCATCAGATTTGTTCAGGAATCACATATCTACTAAAAGAGGTCATTCCATGACATCAAACAACTAATTTCACACGGCCAAACTCCCATAAATAATGCTCAAAATAATCACATGAGGTGATGACCATTTGAGATGGGACCAAACCTGCGAAAAATCTCAACCTTTTGACATATAATTTCAGTTGCCAAAGTAAATTTAAgaccttttttttgggggggggggcgGCGGCGCGGGGGGCGCTCAGAATTTAAGACCACTTAGATAACGGGAGACAggtccaaaatttgaaatagacCTCCCCTCCCCATTTAGTTCACTTTAGCCTTGACCCAAGGGCTAATATGCATTGACGCCACACGAAAGTGCTTTGAGATTTATATGCGAACAATTACTTGATCACACTTCTTTTAGTGAAATAATTTGCCGATGGCCATGCATGTGCTAAACGAAATTTTTAATGAAGGTTACATCTTTCTTGAAATGGGACACATAAACATACTCCATTCATGGTCCTCTATCAAGAATTTGCGACGTGAGGGACATGATGATTCTTGAATGCACCTCCAAGTCCACATCTCAACGGTGTTGAATTTCTCATGTGGAAATGGCCGAAAATAGaagagaatttgaaattttttcatcgttgggaagaagaaagaagactgACTTAAACGGAATGaggtcttctttttttattccttttgggGCCAAattatttcttataaaaaagCTCGTCTTGTTGGAAGTTTCTCCGACAGCGCATTACTGCTAGATCAGTCCACTCAGCTTTACACTGTgaataaaatatatcaaaagGAAGCAATCATGCATTGACATATTACAATTTGCTCGAGCAAGTAGCGAGGACAACTataatataatttagaaaagaaaaggaaaggaaagaaaatactCCAATCGTTTTGAGTGGTTTTTCTTGAATCttgaaaaaggttttcaatctaaagaagaagaagatatcgATAGAAATGGGGTGCACGACAAGCGCAGAGCCCCCACTCCCAGTGCTTTGCCATGTCCTCCGGCACTCGAGGCCAATGCTCATCCCTTTAAGTGAGCTCTATTATTGCATTAGTATCCAGGTTGAAGAAGgagattctttctctctccttttccttttaataaagaagaaatttcattattattgttattctgaattttatgaTACTATCCTCATCGCAACGTGATAATCATAAAGTTACTAATCAagggataaaagaaaaaaaaaaaaaaagatcgcTTATGATCTAAACTAGCTTGTGCCTTGTGCTGACCAGCAGGTTACGAGGGGACCATGATCAGCAGTTGCGAAGATAAAGCTGGACGTCAATAAGATTGACGGGCCAATGACAAATTGCCACGAAGCGGGGGGGATCGCGGCCGACTCAGGCCAAGTGGCAATTCTTTGTTTGAGTTTGCCACATTGGGAGGTCTCACCCTGTTTCCAAGTCTCCGAAGTCCATACAGCTTCGCTACAGTAAGTTTATCCAACAACAAAACAAGGTTTAGACAAACGATAATTTAGTGGAAGTGAAGTGATTTAACTTGGTTTTCAAATGGCAGAATTCCACAAAACCATGACCTCCTGAATGGATCATGTGTCTCAACTTACGGATCAGTCTGTCCAAATTTGAGCGAAGCAGATCACCTGGCCTTAATGAATTGACAAACGAGAACTCATCAAATCGATTAGTTTTTTAGGCTACGGGAGCTCATAGATTTTTACATGCATGGTTTGCATAAGGTGGGTTTGCTGGTGAAACCTACCTAACCTAGGAACCGATCTAACTTGACTGTGCATGTTAATTGGGCTCAATGACGCTTGAGATATTGTTCCTTGGTGCACCGGGTGACGTCTCGTCTCGGAGTCCATGGTTTTATTGCCTCTCATTCAGCAAGCACGACCTCGACAGAGGTGGCGTGACGTTACCCCTTGTTTGTTTAATAAATTGTTGTCATTGCACGGTAATAATTTATCCATAAGTGATTGCTCTATTCTCCTTTCACTAAAATAATTCGTGGTGATTAACGTAAGATGCTACCATAGTGTATGCGCACGACATCCTATCAAAAGCAATATTACCGCAATATGAAGTACAAGCCTAGCGTCGTGCTTGACTAAATGACTTCCTTTCATGTCAAGCACAACATATATAGGtttagccaaattttttttttttttttataattttttaaaattttttgtggtCATAAGATTTACCTTCTTTAAGAAATAGTGATAATAAAGGTAAATTATAACCTTCTTTATGAGATGGTGATTACAAAGGCAATTTACAAAGaaagttttaaacatattgtagTTGTAcctattcaattctaaatcttccaATTTTTTGCTAATGTAGTTTATTGGATTAGTTTTGGCTGAAAATCTTTGACATGAATACTCGCCATCTTACGTGATATGATCAAGACCGATGTGGataatttgtgaaaatttttctaatttttttcttttgtttttttcccttttccttttgctagtGTCTAGTCAttggcctcacctaggtgaGGGTGAGGGTCAGTGAGGATGTCCCTTGCCCAAGTGTTGCCTAATGCCTTGCTTGTGGCCGGCAAGGATGACCCTCACCCAAGCGAGGCGGACAACCAGccatttatgaaaagaaaagggaaataatgaataaagaaaaaaaagacgaaaaaatcctaacattattaaaaaaatatacaacTTATTTAAGTTAgtcgtcaaaagatttagagtTGAATTAATCAAACCAAAATGTTTAAAGCTAAATTGATataagtgcaataagtttaagacatttttggtaatttttctgtTATGATAATGCCAGTAATAAGGTCgtgattcctttttttttggggaggggtAGCCTCTAGCTTCTAGAATGACGTCCATTAACGAATAAGAGGAGAGTGGGGGGGTTTTTGGGTTGAACGCAATCTTGTCTTCTCTCCTGATGGAGATCGACGATCAACGCTGCAACTGCAATTATCTGCCCGTCTTCCAATATCCGAACGAAGACGGAATGGAGTGCGAGCCCCACGCAAAAGAAGCGAAGTGCGTACTTGCGCAACATCTGCTTTAGACAAAAAAACGATCctgttcttgtttctttttcggGTCGAGGCGATGGCGCAAGAATCTTGAAGGACTGTGCCAACCATTCCGGGAGTTGCCGGCGGCTTGAAACGACGTGCTGCTGTTGTTTCGAATGCACGATGCCCTTTGTCTCggcccaaaaaagaaaggaaaagaatgcgCATTATGTCGAGTGGTGTAGGACGAAGAGTTGTGCGATAATTAAGCCGGAACCAAGCTGCCAAAAGCAGCTTCTTTTCCTGGAAGAGGACCAAGATAAGaagatttcttccttttttattaggcattctcttttcatctgaCGTTTATGCTTTTGGGAGATGGAATCGAGGAGGATAGTGCATAGGATCACGTCGAAAGTATTTTATCACGATAAGGATCTCTCCAAATATATTGGCATGTCTAATCTACCTCTTCAATTGACGTGTCAAGCGGCTGAGGTTGCTTGACCCACTCAAAATGTTCAATTTGCGTATCAAATACACACATGCACATATACACGTAAACTATGTTGCTGTTCGCATGCCTCTAGTCAGGCTCCACCCACATGGTGACGTAAGTGATCTcagagatttaatatgagtgGATGATACTATGATTTCAATACAAGATCTGCTCGATCCAAACCCCTTTAATCACTGGGGAGTTATGTTGTGGGTTCACCCCACTAGAAATTTAAAACAATAAACTCTAGACCTCAGAGCCCAGAAGTTCAAAATTCAGTTCTCATTTCAATGATGAGCAAAATAACAACAGGCTAGGAAGACAATTCTAAGATCACTTAAACAGCATTACAACTTTTATTGTGGCCTTAGTTCTTACTTATGGATGCTTAGATTTCTAGGGGAAAGTGCATgccaattttcttcttgtttggtTTTATCATCTAAGAGTTTCTTTAATGTAGAGCTTGGACACTTGAGATCTAACTTGAGCTTAGGTCCTCGCCACATGCCTAGATAGTCAACAGATTTCTTTCAAAAGTTAAGGGAGAATTTCATCTTGGCGATAGAAACTGTCACCATCCCTTGACctatttgcatgttaagttAGCAAGCACGGACTCTCAAGCTTGTCCCGCTGCCTTAAGGCTTACTAAGTGTAAAATTTACTCTAAATGGATGTGGCATCAATCTACAGTCTCAAAGATATTCTGTCATTTCATGGCCCAGAGTGAGAGGACGAATCGCCAAATCCTTCCTCTCCTACCCCTTGGAACCCATCC
The window above is part of the Eucalyptus grandis isolate ANBG69807.140 chromosome 6, ASM1654582v1, whole genome shotgun sequence genome. Proteins encoded here:
- the LOC104450946 gene encoding WAT1-related protein At4g08290, whose amino-acid sequence is MGGESMSMCCGVFNKVKPYLLMVGLQFGSAGMYVISAQTLKNGMSRYVLIVYRNAIAALVLAPFALVLERKTRPKMSFSIFFQIIVLGFLEPILDQNFAYLGITYTSASFASAIMNAVPSVTFVIAVMLRLERVKIKEVRGIAKIIGTIVTFLGALVMTLYKGPSFHLIGSANTAASGTGTDPSEKHWVSGTLFILIGCCAWSAFFNLQSITVKKYPAELSLSSLICLMGAMQSAAVALVAERHPAAWRVGWDSRLLAPVYTGIVSSGITYYVQGIVMKTRGPVFVTAFNPLCMIIVAVLSSLILSERLYLGSIIGGIVIAIGLYSVVWGKAKDYSTPSQECVDPKAETQKLPVSVADKVAVENGDIRK